A stretch of Caenorhabditis elegans chromosome IV DNA encodes these proteins:
- the C28D4.18 gene encoding uncharacterized protein (Confirmed by transcript evidence), whose protein sequence is MQTILVIIDFSF, encoded by the coding sequence ATGCAGACTATTTTGGTAATTATTGACTtctcattttaa